The Terrirubrum flagellatum nucleotide sequence GGATGCGGTGCTGGCCGAAGATCGCGTGTTCGTTCATGACCGCGGTCGCGCCGGGAATGCTGCCGGACTGAAGGATGCTCGTTCCGTTCCAGAACTCGGTGTGGAAGCCCAAGCCCCTGTCGCGAAAGGCGAGCAGGCCAGTGCGGTCCTTCAGATAATCCTTCATCTGGCGTTCGTTGCGCGCCGCGCCGGAGGAATCCTTCGTGACGAGTTCGCCCGCGCCATAGCGCTGCGCCAGATAATGTTCGAGCTCGTCGACGGCGCCGAGATAATAGCCGTTGCCGCCATAGATCTTCGGATTTTTGCGCCGCTGGCTGTTGGGATAGACCTCCTGGCCGACCGCGTTCAGCGCGTGGCTCACCTGGATGCAGCAGGGCGTGTTCTTGGGATCGCCGGGCTTCAGGTCCTTGTTGAGCTCATCCATGTAGTTCTGGATGGGGCGCGGCAACTTGTCGTATTTCGGGTAGTGCTTCTCGATATCGGCGAAGCTGACCCTGATGACGCCTCCATCCGGCATGGCGTCCTCCTTTTCCTGCGTATGTCCGTGGCCGCGGCGAGCGGCAGAGGCTCGCCGGGGCGTCTCACCCCCTTGCCTCCAGGAGACGACAGTTTGAGAGATCGCGCTGTGCGGGCGCGCACGGCGGCCTTGCGAGGAAGCGGTTGCTTGCGCACGGTGGAGGCAGTCGCAGATTGGCGATGCGCGCCACGATTTCGACTATCTGTTTGTGGAAGCGGTCGGCTCGCGGGGCGTTTCGGGACGCGTGGGGGATGATGCCTGCAATATCGGGCCTTGGACACCGGCGGCGCGCGTATCTCGCTCCGGCGCTGGCGGCGACGCTGATCGCGGCCATGGCCGGCGGCTGCGTGTCGCGGCCCGACAGCTCCGCGCTGAACCCTGTCGCCGCCGTCGCGGACGCCAGGACAGTCGGCGTCTTCGTCGCGACCAGCCGCGGGCGCGAGGAGGCGGGCCGCAACGTGTTCACCTCGGCGCGCGCGCCGGCGGCGAATTTCGCCCGCTTCGTCGTCTCCATCCCGCCCAACCACACGCCGTCGATGGTCGAGTGGCCGATGCAGCGGCCCGCCGATCCCAGCCAGTCTTTCGCCGTGACGGACCAGTCGGCGCTCGACCGGCCAAATTTCCTCGCGCAGCTCGACAAGGCGGCCGCGACGACGCGCGGCGAGGTGGTGATCTTCGTCCATGGCTACAACATGAGTTTCGAGGAGGCGCTGTTCCGTTTCGCGCAGGTGCAGCATGACAGCGGGCTCGCGATCACGCCGGTGCTGTTCGCCTGGCCGTCGAAGGCCGACCTCATGGGCTATGTGGCGGATCGCGAAAGCGCGGCCTATTCGCGCGACTATCTCGAAAGCGTGCTGAGCGACGTCAACCGGCTGCCCCATGTGCGAAAGGTCATTCTCGCCGCCCACAGCATGGGGTGCTGGCTGGCGATGGAGGCGCTGCGGCAATCGCGGCTCAATGGCGGGGCTGGCGTGTCGAAGCTCGGCGATGTCGTGCTCGCCGCGCCTGACATCGATATCGACGTATTCCGGTCGCAGCTCGAGGCGATCGGCAAGCTCAGGGAGCCGATCACCGTGCTCGCCTCGCCCGACGATCAGGCGCTGGCGTTTTCGCGGCGGATCGGCGGCGATGTCGATCGGGTGGGCGCGGTCTCGGTCGAGGATCCCCGCGTGCGCGAGACGGCCCGGCGCTACGGCGTCCGGATCATCGACATCAGCTCAAGCGCGTCCGACACGCCGCTCAATCACAACCGCTATGTGACGTCGGTGCCGGTGCTCGCCCAGATCGCCGCGAGCGGCGGGCGCGGCCGCGGCATCGTCCTCGACGCCGGAACCTATGTGCTGGATTCCGCCGCCCGGACGCTCCTGCTCAAATAGCCGCGCGCCGACGTCCGCGACGCTTCCAGCGCTTGCCAAATCGGCAAGCGTCCTGTAACGGCCCGCCCATCCCTCAGACGGAGATCGGGGTTCCCCTTGGGAATTCCATCCGGTGGCCGGGCCAAAAGCCCAGCCAGCCTCCGTCGACGTTCCAACCGGAGAAGGCAGATATGGCTCTTCCTGATTTTTCCATGCGCTCGCTTCTGGAAGCCGGCGCGCATTTCGGTCACCAGTCCCACCGCTGGAACCCGAAGATGGCCCAGTACATCTTCGGCGTCCGCAACAACATCCACATCATCGACCTCGCGCAGACCGTGCCGATGCTTCATCGCGCCCTGCAGCAGGTGTCCGACACCGTGTCCGGCGGCGGCCGCGTGCTGTTCGTCGGCACCAAGCGCGGCGCCTCCGAGGCGATCGCTGAAGCGGCGAAGCGTTCGGCCCAGTATTTCGTCAATTCGCGCTGGCTCGGCGGCACGCTGACCAACTGGAAGACGGTGTCGGCCTCGATCGCGCGTCTGCGCAAGGTCGACGAGCTGCTCGCCGGCGGCGCCGGAGCGGCCGGCCTGACCAAGAAAGAGCTCCTGATGCTCTCGCGCGAGAAGACCAAGCTTGAGCGCGCGCTCGGCGGCATCAAGGACATGGGCGGCGTGCCCGAGCTGATCTTCGTCATCGACACCAACAAGGAGCAGCTCGCGATCAAGGAAGCGCGCCGCCTCAACATCCCGGTCGTGGCGATCGTCGACACCAACAGCGATCCCGATGGCATCACCTTCCCGATTCCGGCGAACGATGACGCCGGTCGCGCCATCGCGCTCTATTGCGACCTGATCGCGCGCGCCGCGATCGACGGCATCGGCCGCGGCCAGGGCTCCTCGGGCGTCGACCTCGGCGCTTCCGAGGCCCCTGTTATCGAAGCGCTGCCGGCGGCCAACGACGCCGCGCCTGCGCCTGCCGCGGAAGCGGCGGAGACGCCGGCCGAGGCGTTCGAGACTCTCGCCGCGCCGCGTGGCGCGCCTGACGATCTCACCAACCTCACGGGCGTTGGCCCGCAGCTTGAGAAGAAGCTGAATGAGGGCGGCATCTTCCACTACTGGCAGCTCGCCGCCATGACCCCGGCCGACGAAGCCAAGGTCGACGCCGACCTCAAGCTCAACGGCCGCATCGCCCGCGACGGCTGGATCGACCAGGCGAAAAAGCTCATCGAGGCCTAAGAGTCTGGAGCGGCGCGCGCTCAAACGGAGTTGCCGCGCCGCTCTATCTTGTTGTTGGTCGCAACGTTATCGCGGAAAACCGGTTCCCACTTTTCCGCACGTTGCTCCAGCTCCGCTGATCACACGGAGATCACACATCTCCGCGACAAGGCCCGGCGGTTTTCCCCCTGCCGGGCTTTTGATTTCAAACGATACGAGGACATTCCGATGGCGAACATCACCGCAGCGATGGTGAAGGACCTGCGCGAGAAGACCGGCGCGGGCATGATGGACTGCAAGGCCGCGCTCAACGAGACCAATGGCGACATCGAGGCGGCGATCGACTGGCTGCGCAAGAAGGGCCTGTCGAAGGCCGCCAAGAAGTCCGGCCGCATCGCCGCCGAGGGCCTGATCGGCATCTGGAACGAGGGCGTCAAGGCCGCGATCGTCGAGGTCAATTCCGAGACCGACTTCGTCGCCCGCAACGATCATTTCCAGGGCCTGGTGAAGATGGTGGCGCACGCCGCCTGGAAGACCGGCGAGGATGTCGAAGCGATCAAGGCGGCGAAGGCCGGCGACGGCACGATCGGCGATGCGATTGCGTCGGCGATCGCGACCATCGGCGAGAACATGACGCTGCGCCGCGCGCGCGTGCTGACGGTCGCTGACGGCGTGATCGGCGCCTATCTCCACAACGCGGTCGGCGAGGGCCTCGGCAAGATCGGCGTGCTCGTCGCGCTCGAATCATCAGGCGACAAGACGCAGCTCCAGGCGCTCGGCCGGCTCATCGCCATGCATGTGGCGGCGACCAATCCGGTCGCGCTCGATCTCGCCGGTGTGCCGGCCGACGTAGTCGCGCGCGAGAAGGCCATTCTCGCCGAAAAGAACGCGGGCAAGCCGGCCCATGTGATCGAGAAGATCGCGGAGTCGGGCCTGAAGAGCTTCGCCAAGGAGAACTGCCTGCTGGAGCAGGTCTCGATCCATGCCGAGCATGCGGGCAAGACGGTCGCGCAGGCTGTCAAGGAGAGCGAAGGCAAGGTCGGCTCATCCGTCAAGGTCGCGTCCTTCGCGCGCTTTGCGCTCGGCGAGGGCATCGAGAAGGAAGAAACCGACTTCGCCGCCGAGGTGGCCCAGCAGGCCGGCCTCAAGAAGGATTGATTCGGAAACGAATTGAATCGGTTGAGCTGATAAGCTCAACGAATGAAAGAGCGGCCGCGCGGCCGCTCTTTTGTTTTTCAAGGAGAGTCAGGCCGGCTCTGGGGCGAATTCCGGCGCGTTCGCTCCTGCTTTCGCCCGCGCTTTCAGAATCTCCGGCACATGTTGCTCGGACCATTGCAGAATCTGATCGAGAAGGTGGACGAGATCCCGACCCAGCGGCGTGAGTTCATAGTCGACGCGCGGCGGGATCACGGGAAAGATCGCGCGGCTCACCAGGCCGTCCCGTTCGAGCAATCGAAGCGTCTGGGTGAGCATCTTGGGCGTGACGCCTTCGAGCTTGCGTGTGAGCTCTCCGAAACGCTGCGGCCCCCCGCGGAGCGAGCATACGACCAGGTAGGTCCACTTGTTCGCCAGCACTTCGAGCACCGTGTGAGACGGGCAGGTCCGGCTGAACACGTTGTAGCTGAAGATCTTTCTATCCATGAGGTGACTATATATCAAAAAGGTGATTACTCGACAATCGATATTGACTATCCAATGTATACGGCTCCTATCCTCAGGAGGCGTTCATGCGCGCGATTGTTCAAGATCAGTTCGGCGGGCCCGAGGTTCTTCAGCTCAAGGATGCGCCGCCGCCGAAACCGCTGCCGACCGAGATCGTGGTTGGCGCGAGGGCCGTCGGGATCAATCCCGTTGAGGCTTATATCCGCGGCGGCCAATTCCCGCTGCTCGGCCAACCGCCGTTCATCCTCGGCTGGGACGTTGCCGGCGTCGTCGAAACAGTCGTTCCCGGCGTCAACCGCTTCGCCGTCGGCGACGAAGTCCTGGGCATGCCGTTATTTCCGCGGGCCGCTGGCGCTTATGCCGAGCTCGTCGCGGCGCCTTCGCGCCATTTCGTGCGCAAGCCGAAAGCTCTGAGCTTCGCCGAAGCCGCAGCGCTTCCGCTCGTGGGCCTGACCGCCTGGCAGAGTCTTGTCGACACAGCCGGCGTGAAGAGGGGCGATCGCGTGTTGATCCACGCGGCCGCCGGAGGCGTTGGGCACGTCGCCGTGCAGATCGCCAAGGCTTTGGGCGCGCATGTGATCGCTACGGCGAGCGCGGAAAAGCGCGATTTCGTGCGCGGCCTCGGAGCCGATGAAGTTATCGATTACCGGACGACGCCATTCGATAAGGCCGTGCGCGATATTGACGTCGTTCTCGAAACGGTCGGCGGCGATTATGCCGAGCGTTCATTCGCGACGTTGCGTCCGAATGGCTTGCTGGTGACGATTGTCGATCGGATGAGCCAGACGTTGCCTGTGAGAGCGAAAGAGCTTGGCGTGCGCTTCGCCGGCGTGGCCGTCGAGCCGGATGCACAGGGCCTCGCAGAACTGATCAAGCTCGTCGAGGCTGGCAAGCTGAAGCCGCATGTGGAGCAGACCTTTCCACTCGAACAGGCGGCGGACGCCCATCGCTTCCTGGCCGGGCGGCCAAAGGGGAAGGTCGTGCTGACCGTTTAAACGCTGCCGGGGGACGGGCTTCTCGGCGGGTTGTTGAGCGCCGACTTCAATCGCTCGCCAACGCTGCGCGCAGCGCCAAAGAGGGGCCTCATCGCCAGCGAGCGAGCTGTGTGAATAGGACTTGACGCCTACTGATTATAGTCCTATGCTGTGCTCATCCTCTCCCACACGGGGCGTCTCGCGAGCGTTTCGGGATGCGGGAGGGGAGCGGCGGCGGCTGCGAGGCGGGAGTAACGCCCCCTGAGCGGCTATGCCGGGCCCAAGACGCGAGGTTGTGAAGCGGTCCCAGGACAGATCGCCAAGCGCAGCTCTCCTATCCGGGAGGCTCCTCAAGGAGGCCTCATGTGAAGGGAACGCCGCGCGGGAGAAAGGGAAGGCCAAAATGTCCGCCCTCCCGCGCCTCGCGGAGCAAGCCTGAAAACGCCGCGCGCGGGGCGGTCGGTTCGCTGATCTGGCGGGCTGACACCTCAAACACCACTCTTTCGCGCGAGCCGTCAGCGTCGCGCGAGCCAAACCGCCCCGCGCTCCCTCTGAGGGGCAGGCAAGCGAAGAGGACGAAGAGAAGATCAAAGCGGAGAGGAAATTGAAGCCGTGCGAGAGGCGCGGGCGACGACGCGTTGCGTCGCGCCGGCGATGATGCTTGCGCATCGCGCCGGGAATTGGCGCGCCACCCTCCCCTTGAGGGGGAGGGTCGATCCGAGCGCCAGCGAGGATCGGGGTGGGGTGAATTTCAAGCCCCATCGATACACCCCACCCCGGCGTCGCTTCGCTCCGCCGACCCTCCCCCTCAAGGGGAGGGTGGCCGCAACTCCCGAACGCCGCGTCCGGGATGACGAGGAGGTCGAGCCCGCGCTTCCGCCAATCATTAAACCTCGAACGATCGGGACTGACTTTCCGTTCACGGTTGCTTGCTACGCTGCCCCAGATTTCCGTCCGCGTAGCCCCCCGATGCTGCTTCATTTGCAGAATGTCGTTCTTGAGATGATCGCCAAGGGCGTCTCGCTCCAGGCGACAACCGACCGGCTTTGTCTGGAAGTGGAGGCGCTCGCGCCCGGCGTGATCTGCTCCGTCCTGACGGTCGACGAGAAGGGCCATGTGCATCCGCTCGCGGGCCCGAGCCTGCCGGACGCCTATTCCGACGCGCTGGACGGCATCCTGATCGGGCCGAATGTCGGCTCGTGCGGAACCGCGGCCTATCTCTGCAGGCCGATCACCGTCGTCGATATCGAGACCGATCCCTTGTGGGCCGACTTCAAAGGGCTCGCGCTGCCGTTGGGCCTGCGCGCCTGCTGGTCGAGCCCGATCTGCAACGGCCAGGGCCGCGTCATCGGCACCTTCGCCTTCTACTACCGGACGCCGCGGGGGCCAACGCCTCTCGAAGAAAGCATCGTCAAGACCTGCGTGCATCTCTGCGCCATCGCGCTGGAGCGCAATGAGCGCGTGCTCGAACGCCAGCGGCTCGCCTATACCGATGCGCTGACCGGGCTCGGCAATCGCGCCAGCTTCAACAATGCGATGCTGGAATTGTCCTGCGCGCGCCCCGGCGCTTGGAGCCTGCTCGTCGTCGACATCGACAATCTCAAGATCATCAATGACACGTTCGGCCATCGCATCGGCGACAGGCTGCTGAAATCGGCCGCCGCGCGTCTTGGCCAAGTCTGCGCGCCGAACCGCGCGTTCCGCCTCGGCGGCGATGAGTTCGCCGTCATCCTCGACGGAGCGAATTCAGGCGATGTCGAAAAGATCGCCGCCGATATTCTCGAAGCGCTCGCCGAGCCGGTCGAATGCGACAGCCATATCGTGCCCTCGACCGCCACGATCGGCGAAGCGACTGTCTGCGAGCGCCATGCGACGGCGGAAGCGGTGCTGCAGGACGCCGATTTCGCGCTCTATCACGCCAAGGAAACCGCGCGCAGCCAGCTTGTGCGCCATACGCCTGGCCTCGGAACCAAGATCGCCGATCGTTTCCGCGCCATCCGCGACGTGTCCGAGGCGCTCGACGATGATCGCGTCGACGCGCATTACCAGCCGATCGTGCGGCTGGAGACGCAGGAGATCGTCGGGCTCGAAGCGCTCTGCCGTTTGACGAAGAAGAATGGCGAACTCGTGCGCGCAGCCGAATTCTATGAAGCCACGTCGGACGTGAAGGTCGGATCAAGACTGACCCAGCGCATGCTCGCGCGCGTCGCGGCCGATGCGCGCGGCTGGCTCGATCTCGGCGTTCCCTTCAGATACGTGACCTTCAACGTGTCATCGGCGGATTTTCTCAGCGGACATCTCGAAGAAAATCTGACGAAGGCGTTCGAGAATGTCGGCGTGTCGCTGAAGCATGTCATTCTTGAAGTGACGGAGACGGTCTATCTCGGCCATCGCGACCGCTCGATCGCGCGCGAGATTCAGGCGTTGCGCGCCAGAGGCGTGCGCGTCGCGCTCGATGATTTCGGCACCGGCTTCGCGTCGCTGACGCATCTGCTCACTGTGCCCGTCGACATCATCAAGATCGACAAATCCTTCGTCGACCGGCTGTCGCCGGGCAGCGGCAGCGCCGCGATCGTCGAGGGCCTGCTGTCGATCGCGGAGAAACTCGGCTGCGAGGTCGTGGCGGAAGGGATCGAGTCGGAAGACCAGGCGCGACAGCTGCGCGCGCTTGGCTGCCATTTCGGGCAGGGCTTCTATTATTCGCGCGCGGTCAGCCGTCTCGCCGCGACCAGCCTGCTCGCCGGCGCGTCGCTCCGGCCGCAATCGGCGCTCGATCTCTCTGCGCCCGCGGTGGAGCCGAGAAAGGCCGCCCGCGCGGCCTGATCCGAAGCCGCGTTTCAGGCGCGCGGCAACGCCTTTTCGACGAGGCTCGTCCAGTAGCGCAGCACGTTCGGCACGATCGCGTCGTTGAAGACGTAAGCGTCGCCATGCAGGCCTTCGCCGGGACCGGCCTCGCCGGCGCCGATCCAGGCGTAGCAGCCGCCGGCAGCGCGGATCATGAAGGCGAAATCCTCGCAGCCGAGGCTTGGCGCGAATTCGGTGAGCACGTTGTCCGCGCCGACTGCTGATGTCGCGGCTTCGACCGCAAGCCGTGTTGCGTCGGCGGCGTTGATGACGGGGGGATAGCCCCTGACATAGTCGAGCTTTGCGCTCACGCCATGAGTTGCGGCGACGCCGTTCGCGATGTCGCGCAGGAGCTTCTCGCATTTGTCGGACAGCGCCGGGTCGAAGAAGCGGCATGTGCCCTGAAGCCAGACTTCCTTGGGCACGATGTTGCCGACATTGCCGCCATGGATCTGCGTGAGACTCACAACGACAGGCGTTTGCGGATCGACCGCGCGGCTGACGATGCGCTGCACGGCGCCGACGAATGCGCCGGCGGCGAGAATGGGATCATCGCCGAGATGCGGCATCGCGACATGGGCGCCGACGCCGGAGAATCTGATTTCGAAATTATCGACGGCCGCCATCTGCGGTCCGATGCGCGCGGCGATCATTCCCTGCGGAACGCCCGGCCAGTTATGGACGGCGTACACCGCCTCGACCGGAAAACGCTCGAACAGGCGGTCTCCGATCATGCGCATCCCGCCGCCCTCGTTCTCCTCGGCGGGCTGGAAGATGAAATAGACGGTTCCATCGAACGTCGGGTTCGCGCTCAGCAGCTTCGCCGCGCCGAGCAGCATCGCGGTGTGGCCGTCATGGCCGCAGGCGTGCATCACGCCATGCTTGGTCGACGCGTAGGGGAGGCCGGTGTTTTCAATGACGGGCAGCGCGTCGAGTTCGGCGCGCAGGCCGATCGCGCGCGCGCTTGTTCCGTTGCGCAGCACGCCAACGACGCCTGTTCCGCCAACGCCTTCGTGAACCTCGAGGCCGAAGGATCGCAACTTGTCGGCGACGAAGCGCGCCGTCTCCGTTTCCTGAAAGCCAAGCTCGGGATGGGCGTGAATGTGATGGCGCCAGCCGACGACCTCTGGCGCGACGGCGGCGATGGGATCATTATGCAGCATCGAGTTATCTCATGCGCCGATGTTTCGGCTTCGGGTTCGCTGCTTGAATAGGAGAGGGATCTGGCGAGCGTCTTGAACAGGATTGACCGGAGCGGAGAGCCCGAGACGTCGGAATTCTGGCGACATGCCTGCTTCCCCGATCTCGCGATGCTGAAAGCGCGCTTCACGCGCCATCGCTACGAGCTGCACACGCATCCGACCTATGTGATTGCGCTCATCACGGAGGGCTGCGAACGCGTTCGCATCGGCAGGGAGAGCGTGCTGGCGCCGGCGGGAGCGACGCTGATCGTTAATCCCGAGGAATGGCATGACGGCGAGGCCGGAGGCGAAGAAGGCTGGGCCTATCGGACGTTCTATCCCACGGTCGAGCTACTGACGGACATTGCAGCGGAGCTCGGCCATGACGGCGCGCCGCTGTTCCCGCGCGCGGCGTTGCATGATGCTGAACTTGCGCAAAGGCTCGCGCTGGCTCATCGCGATTCCGTTTCAGGCGACGCCCTCAGCGCGGAGACGACGATGCTGTCGGCGCTTCGTCATCTCATTGTTCGCTTTGGCGACTGGAGCGGGCGGCGCGAACAATATGATCGCGCAGGATCGCGATACAGGCTGTCGCTCTATGAGCAGACGATCGAAGACAATCTTGGCGACGCGCTTGATCTCCAGCGTCTGGCGCGGGTCGCAGGCGTGACGCGATTTCAGGTGATCCGCGACTTCACGAAAATGATTGGCGTCACGCCGGCCGCCTTCATCAGGGATCGCAGATTGCGGCGCGCGCAGCATCTCATTGAAGGCGGCGCCGGTCTGGCGGACGCTGCGTTCGCTGCGGGCTTCGCCGACCAGAGTCATCTCTCTCGCGCGTTCCGCGCCGCGCATGGCGTCACGCCGGGAAAATTCAGAAGGGCGAACTGAAGCGATCAGTGCGCCGCAAGCAATCCCGGCAGGTCGGCGAGCATGCCGTCGCGGGCGCGCACGCCAGCGGGCGACTCGTCTGGCCCGTCATCCTTGATCAGGCGCGCGAACAGGATGGAGCGATCGCCCTTGATCGCCCAGCCGATGAACCAGCCGAACTGCTTGGTGCGATCGACGCCGCCATTCGCGCCTTCCTGAAAGCCGGAGCCGGTCTTGCCATAGGCTTTCCATCCGTCCGCCAGGGGAAATCGCGGCATGACGGCAAAGGTCTTGTCGACGGCTTCGGACGAGACGGGAAGTTGTCGGTTCCACAACTTCGTCAGGAAGATGATCTGCTGCTCCGGCGTGATCTTGAGCGAGGAGCTCAGCCAGGCACGCGTGAGCCCGTCATCCCGCCCCGGATTGCCTGAGATGTCGCGGTTTCCGTATTTGAACTTGTTGACGTAGTGGCGGAATTTTTCAGCGCCTAGCGTTCGCGTCAGAACCTGCGAATACCAGACGACGGAGTCGCGCATCCAGATCGTCGGGTCGGTCGTCTTCTTCCAGCTCGCGTTCCAGGTCGCGTAGTCCTCGCGATAGGGCCATGCCGGCGCATTGGCGTCGACGAGCACGCCGGAATCGAAGCCCATCAGGGCGAGAGCGACCTTGAAGGTGGAGGCGGGGCTGGTCGGCGTTCCACATTGCTCGCCGCTGCGGGACAGAATTTCACCGGAGCCGGCGTCAGCGATCAGGGTGCAAACGGGGGCGGCGACGGCCGCTCCGGCGAGGCCGAGCCAAAGGGCCGCAGCCGATAAGACGCGCTTCAAATCCGGGGTCTCCAGCGCCGACTCGTCCAGCGGCGGAAGCGGGAAATCGTCAGGATTTCCGGCCGATTGATGGCGATGGGGACTCAGGCGGCCATGCGGCCGTCATAGGCCGCCTGGGCGGCCTGCACCGCGCCGATATGAGTCTCGGCCCAGATACGCAGGGCGTCGACCGTGGCAACCAACGTCTGGCCGAGCGGCGTGATCGCATATTCGACAGTGACCGGGACAGTTGCGAACGCGGCCCGGCTGACGAGCCCGTCGCGCTCCAGGCTCTTCAGGGTCTGGGACAGCATCTTCTGGGACAAGCCGCTGATGCAGCGGCGCAATTCGTTGAAGCGGCGCGGCCGCTCGGCCAGCATCAGGAGGACAAGGGTCGCCCATTTGTCGGCGATGCGATCGAGCACCTGCCGGGTCGGGCAATTCACATCGAACACGTCGCCGTCGCGCATCGGTTTCCTCGAAGTGACCAGGTGAAGAAATAGTGCCTTCTTTACACCTGTAGTCATAAACGACATCTGGTTTCCATAAGTTACTACTGCAATGGAGACCTCAATGAAAGTCGCTTTGATCGGCGCCACCGGCTTCATCGGTTCGCGCCTGCTGGCCGAACTGACCTCGCGCGGCCATGACGTCACCGCCATCGTTCGCAATCCGGAGAAGGTCCCTGCGGGCCCGAAGGTCGTCGCGAAGAAAGGCGACGTGTTCGACGCTGCTTCTCTCGGCGCGCTGCTGAAGGGCCATGACGTGGTGATCAGCGCGGTGCATTTCAGCGCCAGCGATCCCAAGGCGCTGATCGCGGCGGCGAAGGCGTCAGGCGCGAAGCGCTACCTCGTCGTCGGCGGCGCCGGCAGCCTCGAAGTCGCGCCGGGCAAGAAGCTGTTCGATATCCCGGAATTTCCGGCGATGTATCTCGCCGAGGCGAAGAAGGGCGGCGAATTCCTTGACCTGTTGCGCGACGAGAAGGACCTCAACTGGACCTTCTTTTCGCCGGCGGCGATGATCGAGCCCGGCGAACGCACCGGCAAATTCCGCCTTGGCGGCGATCAACTCGTCGCCAACGAGAAGGGCGACAGCCGCATCTCCGCGGAAGATTACGCTGTCGCGCTCGTCGATGAGCTCGAGACGCCGAAGCACGAGCGCAAGCGTTTCACGATCGGCTACTGAGAGTGTGAAGCCGTCGTGGCCGAACTTGCGACGGCTTCACAAATCGATCTGATAGCGGATGAAGGGCGCGCGCTTGGCGACGCGTTCATAGAGCCGTCGCGCCGTGCCGTTGAATTCCTCCGTCTGCCAATAGAGCACAGCCGCGCCATGCTTCTTCGACGCCTCGGTGACAGCGGCGATCAGCCGACGTCCAATCCGTTTGCCGCGCGCTTCGGGAATGACGAAGAGATCCTGAAGATAGCAGTTGCCGCCCATCGACCATGTCGACTGATGGAAGAAATACTGCACGAGGCCAAGCGCATCGCCGTTCTCGTCGATCGCGATGAAGCCTCTGATTTCGTCGCCGGCGATCAGCCGCGTCCATGTGAATTCGGTTGCTTCGGCCGGCACGGTCTTTTCGTAGAAGGCGATATATCCAGCCCAGAGCGGCTCCCATTTCGCGCGGTCGCCTGCTTCAACAGGGCGGATGACAATTGATGACATCGATAGGTTCCTCCGCAGCGTTGCGCTGTTTGAATATCTGAAACGAGACGCACTACAGGCGATGCGTTGCGCGCATTCCAATGAATGATGTTGACGCTATCGATATGAACGCGTGATGCGGCGGCGCC carries:
- a CDS encoding alpha/beta hydrolase encodes the protein MMPAISGLGHRRRAYLAPALAATLIAAMAGGCVSRPDSSALNPVAAVADARTVGVFVATSRGREEAGRNVFTSARAPAANFARFVVSIPPNHTPSMVEWPMQRPADPSQSFAVTDQSALDRPNFLAQLDKAAATTRGEVVIFVHGYNMSFEEALFRFAQVQHDSGLAITPVLFAWPSKADLMGYVADRESAAYSRDYLESVLSDVNRLPHVRKVILAAHSMGCWLAMEALRQSRLNGGAGVSKLGDVVLAAPDIDIDVFRSQLEAIGKLREPITVLASPDDQALAFSRRIGGDVDRVGAVSVEDPRVRETARRYGVRIIDISSSASDTPLNHNRYVTSVPVLAQIAASGGRGRGIVLDAGTYVLDSAARTLLLK
- a CDS encoding GGDEF domain-containing protein, with the translated sequence MLLHLQNVVLEMIAKGVSLQATTDRLCLEVEALAPGVICSVLTVDEKGHVHPLAGPSLPDAYSDALDGILIGPNVGSCGTAAYLCRPITVVDIETDPLWADFKGLALPLGLRACWSSPICNGQGRVIGTFAFYYRTPRGPTPLEESIVKTCVHLCAIALERNERVLERQRLAYTDALTGLGNRASFNNAMLELSCARPGAWSLLVVDIDNLKIINDTFGHRIGDRLLKSAAARLGQVCAPNRAFRLGGDEFAVILDGANSGDVEKIAADILEALAEPVECDSHIVPSTATIGEATVCERHATAEAVLQDADFALYHAKETARSQLVRHTPGLGTKIADRFRAIRDVSEALDDDRVDAHYQPIVRLETQEIVGLEALCRLTKKNGELVRAAEFYEATSDVKVGSRLTQRMLARVAADARGWLDLGVPFRYVTFNVSSADFLSGHLEENLTKAFENVGVSLKHVILEVTETVYLGHRDRSIAREIQALRARGVRVALDDFGTGFASLTHLLTVPVDIIKIDKSFVDRLSPGSGSAAIVEGLLSIAEKLGCEVVAEGIESEDQARQLRALGCHFGQGFYYSRAVSRLAATSLLAGASLRPQSALDLSAPAVEPRKAARAA
- a CDS encoding helix-turn-helix domain-containing protein, which translates into the protein MDRKIFSYNVFSRTCPSHTVLEVLANKWTYLVVCSLRGGPQRFGELTRKLEGVTPKMLTQTLRLLERDGLVSRAIFPVIPPRVDYELTPLGRDLVHLLDQILQWSEQHVPEILKARAKAGANAPEFAPEPA
- a CDS encoding NADP-dependent oxidoreductase codes for the protein MRAIVQDQFGGPEVLQLKDAPPPKPLPTEIVVGARAVGINPVEAYIRGGQFPLLGQPPFILGWDVAGVVETVVPGVNRFAVGDEVLGMPLFPRAAGAYAELVAAPSRHFVRKPKALSFAEAAALPLVGLTAWQSLVDTAGVKRGDRVLIHAAAGGVGHVAVQIAKALGAHVIATASAEKRDFVRGLGADEVIDYRTTPFDKAVRDIDVVLETVGGDYAERSFATLRPNGLLVTIVDRMSQTLPVRAKELGVRFAGVAVEPDAQGLAELIKLVEAGKLKPHVEQTFPLEQAADAHRFLAGRPKGKVVLTV
- the tsf gene encoding translation elongation factor Ts, which produces MANITAAMVKDLREKTGAGMMDCKAALNETNGDIEAAIDWLRKKGLSKAAKKSGRIAAEGLIGIWNEGVKAAIVEVNSETDFVARNDHFQGLVKMVAHAAWKTGEDVEAIKAAKAGDGTIGDAIASAIATIGENMTLRRARVLTVADGVIGAYLHNAVGEGLGKIGVLVALESSGDKTQLQALGRLIAMHVAATNPVALDLAGVPADVVAREKAILAEKNAGKPAHVIEKIAESGLKSFAKENCLLEQVSIHAEHAGKTVAQAVKESEGKVGSSVKVASFARFALGEGIEKEETDFAAEVAQQAGLKKD
- a CDS encoding 30S ribosomal protein S2; the protein is MALPDFSMRSLLEAGAHFGHQSHRWNPKMAQYIFGVRNNIHIIDLAQTVPMLHRALQQVSDTVSGGGRVLFVGTKRGASEAIAEAAKRSAQYFVNSRWLGGTLTNWKTVSASIARLRKVDELLAGGAGAAGLTKKELLMLSREKTKLERALGGIKDMGGVPELIFVIDTNKEQLAIKEARRLNIPVVAIVDTNSDPDGITFPIPANDDAGRAIALYCDLIARAAIDGIGRGQGSSGVDLGASEAPVIEALPAANDAAPAPAAEAAETPAEAFETLAAPRGAPDDLTNLTGVGPQLEKKLNEGGIFHYWQLAAMTPADEAKVDADLKLNGRIARDGWIDQAKKLIEA
- a CDS encoding T6SS effector amidase Tae4 family protein, with translation MPDGGVIRVSFADIEKHYPKYDKLPRPIQNYMDELNKDLKPGDPKNTPCCIQVSHALNAVGQEVYPNSQRRKNPKIYGGNGYYLGAVDELEHYLAQRYGAGELVTKDSSGAARNERQMKDYLKDRTGLLAFRDRGLGFHTEFWNGTSILQSGSIPGATAVMNEHAIFGQHRILFWDIYDHADMRPIPDWLPGWWDVNDGNQYYYYFSDQHGVTYTKEKPKNLALPPIKMPLNEGTVEAWTDPTKFIINWNPADGGVTIETFSPEPLTSTTRMRGLSNRYGPLTATKMS